In the genome of Noviherbaspirillum saxi, the window CAGTCTGTCCGGCATTTCCCTGGTGCCGATTGCGCCGCATGCCTTGTCCAACCGGCCTATCGTGGTGCCCGATTCCAGCAATATCGTGATCGAAATCATGGGTGGCCGGGATATCAGCGTCAATTTCGACATGCAGTCGCTGGCAAGCCTGCAACATCACGACCGTATTGTGGTGCGTCGGTCCGCCCACACCATTACCTTCCTGCATCCGCAGGGCTGGAGCTATTACGATACCCTGCGTGAAAAGCTGCACTGGAATGAATATCCGTCAGTCACGGGGAAGTTAAAATAGCGGCCTTGCATCCGATCACCATGGCAAACAGGGAGGGCGCTGCAACCTCAGGTCGCAGCAGCTGCCCGATGCGCCATGATTTATACGATTGAAATAAAAACATGTTGCGCACACTTTCGATACGCGATTTTGTCATTGTCGATTCGATCGAACTGGAATTCGCACCGGGCTTTACCGTGTTTACCGGCGAGACCGGCGCGGGAAAATCCATCCTGATCGATGCCCTCGCGCTTGCTCTTGGCGGGCGCGGGGACGCCAGCGTCGTGCGCGAAGGTGCGGCCAAGACCGACATCACCGCCGAGTTCAGTACTGCACCGGAGATCGAGGACTGGTTATCCGAACACGAATTTGGCAATGAAGACGGCGGAGTCCTGATGCGACGGGTGATCGACAATGCCGGCCGCTCCAGGGCATTCATCAACGGTGTCGTCGCGACTGCCTCGCAACTGCGCGAACTCGGCGAAATGCTGGTCGACATCCATGGTCAGCATGCGCACCAGTCGCTGCTCAAGACCGATGCACAGCGCGTGCTGCTGGATAGCCAGGCTGGCTTGCTGGAAGACGCAAAAGCCGTTGCCTTCGCCTACAAATCCTGGCGCGCGCTGGCCAGACAAAGAGAAGAATTCGAGGCGAATGCAAAGAGTGTGCTGCTGGAGCGAGAACGGCTGGAATGGCAGGTCGGCGAACTGGAAAAGCTGGCGGTCAAGCCGGGCGAATGGGCCGAAATCAGCACCGAGCACAGCCGGCTGTCGCATGCGGCCAGCCTGATCGAAGGGGCGCAGGAAGCGCTCGATGTGATATCGGAATCGGATACCGGCCCTATCCTGTCGCAATTATCTTCGCTGGTACTCAAGCTGGGAAAGCTGGCCGATATCGATAATGCGCTCAAACCGGTGGTCGAAGCGCTTGAGCCTGCACGCATCCAGTTGCAGGAAGCGGTGTATGGACTGAATGACTATCTCGGTCGCGTCGAACTTGATCCCGAGCGCCTGCATGCGGTTGAGGCCAGGCTGGATGCGATTCACTCCACTGCACGCAAATTCCGTGTCGCACCGGACGATTTGCCGCAGGAATACGACAGCCTCTCGGCCCAGCTCAGGCAGTTGGCGGATGCAAGCGATCTCGATGCAATGCGGGCACAGGAAGAGAAGCTCAAGGACGCCTACATGAACGTGGCGCAGAAGCTGTCCAAGGCGCGCGCCAAGGCTGCCAAGGCGCTGGGGCAGGCAGTCAGTGCGGCGATGCAGGACCTGAGCATGGCAGGCGGGCGTTTCGACGTCGCGCTCAATGCCTGCGAGCCGGCCGCCTATGGGATCGAACAGGTGGAATTTCTGGTGGCGGCGCATGCCGGCACTTCCGCGCGGCCGCTGGCCAAGGTCGCTTCGGGTGGTGAACTTGCGCGTATCTCGCTCGCCATTTCCGTCATTACCTCCAGCGCCACGGCAACGCCGACCCTCATCTTCGATGAAGTCGACAGTGGCATTGGTGGCGGCGTTGCCGAAGTGGTGGGGCGCCTGCTCAAGCGCCTGGGGCAGGATCGACAGGTATTGTGCGTTACGCATTTGCCGCAGGTCGCCAGCCAGGCCAACCAGCATTTTCAGGTCAGCAAGCGCAGCAGTGAAGGCCGGACGATGTCGAACATCGATGCACTGGACGCCAAGACGCGTATCGAAGAAATCGCCCGCATGCTGGGCGGTATCGAAATCACCGCGACCACGCGCAAGCATGCGCGCGAATTGTTGGCTTCCTGAGGCTGGGTTCCTGAACCGCCAACCTACATTCCCGATGATTCGACCGGACTTCAAGGCAAGCAATGCGTCCTAACAAGGAACCTTCTTACAAGCATGGCATGATCGCCAGAACGGCTGTCGTGCTGGTCAACCTCGGCACACCCGATGCACCGACGGCGCCAGCCTTGCGGCGCTATCTGAGGCAGTTCCTGTCCGACCCGCGCGTGGTCGAGATCCCCAAAGCGGTCTGGTGGTTCATTCTGAACGGCATCGTCCTGCCGTTCCGCTCGTCGAAATCGGCGGCCAAGTATGCTTCGATCTGGACCAAGGAGGGCTCGCCGCTCCGGGTCCACACCGAGAAGCAGGCCAGCCTCCTGCGCGGTTATCTGGGCGAGCGCGGTCACGACGTACAGGTCGTCCATGCAATGCGTTATGGCCAGCCCGGCTTGCCGGAAGTGCTGGATAAATTGAAGGTCGACGGCTGCGACCGCATTCTTGTCCTGCCCGCTTACCCGCAGTATTCCGGCACCACCACCGCTTCCATCTTCGATGCGGTATTCAAGCATTACTCGCGTGTGCGCAATGTTCCCGAACTGCGGCTGGTCAAGCATTATCACGACCACGAAGGCTATCTGCTGGCATTGAAAAAGGCGATTCTCACGTATTGGGATATGCATGGCCGACCCGACAAACTGGTGATGAGCTTTCATGGCGTGCCGAAACGCACGCTGATGCTGGGCGATCCGTATCATTGCGAATGCCACAAGACGGCACGTCTGCTCGCCGCCCAATTGCAGCTTGGCGCGGAGGAGTATGTGGTGACCTTCCAGTCGCGTTTCGGCAAGGCGGAATGGCTGCAACCGTATACCGCACCGACCTTGAAGGCGCTTGCAAGGGAAGGCAGGCGGCGCGTCGACGTGATTTGTCCAGGCTTTATCAGCGACTGCTTGGAGACGCTGGAAGAAATCGCGATGGAAGCGAAGCAAGACTTTCTTACTGCCGGCGGCAAGGAATTCCATTACATCCCTTGCCTGAACGAAGACAATGCCTGGATTTCAGGAATGGCTGAAATTGCCGAGCAACACATGATCGGATGGCCGACGGTGCTGACCCCACTGATGCGCGATGACCTGCGCAAGGAGGCGGAAGTCTCGCGTCAGCAAGCCACAAGTCTTGGCGCGCGCGAATAGGTAGGAATAGGTAAAGAGAAAACGGCGCCAAATGACGGCAAAGGTCGACGGCCCGCACTGTCTGAAGCGATTCAATCAACAAGCGGCCAAGCGATAATGCAGCACTGCTGCGGGTGCCCGGCTTACAAAAGCGGCATCAGATCCGTACTGCAAATCCAGGCAGTCGCGAGCAGGACATAGGCGACGATAGACAGCGAAATAAGTGGAAGTTTCATGATCTCTGCATATCTGCATGCGGCCACGTAGAAGGCCGCAATGCCTGTAAATTCATGCTAGTACCATCCACGCAAAAATAAAGCAGGTCGAGGGGTAAAGAGTGTAACAAGGCTTAACTTTTAGATAAGCCGACTGGCATTCATCTACGACGGCGTTTGGGTGATTCATCGGAGCATTCAAAATCCCCCTTGAAAAAGTATGGAATACCCTCATGTAGTAAGGCAATTATCGCTAAGTCATTGATTGTTGGAGATTTTTTGTGATGCAAGATCAAGAGAAAATGCAAGAACAGGTGGAACAGTCCACTCAGCCGCAAGAAACCGTGGCAACAGAAGCGCCGGCTCCGCAGGTCGACAATTCGCTGAATGAAAAGCTGGCCGCCGCGGAAGCCAAGGTTGCCGAGCTTCAGGATGCTTTTCTGAGAGCCAAGGCGGATACGGAAAATATCCGTCGCCGTGCGCAGGAAGATATCGCCAAGGCGCACAAGTTCGCGATCGAGAGCTTTGCTGAAGCGCTGGTGCCAGTGAAGGACAGCCTTGAAATGGCGTTGAAACTGGAAACGCCGGCGGTAGAGTCGCTCAAGGAAGGCGTTGAAATGACGCTGAAACAGTTGTCGGCCGCCTTTGAGCGTAATCGCTTGCTCGAAATCAACCCGATGGCGGGCGACAAACTCGACCCGATGAAGCATCAGGCTATTTCCATGGTTCCTGCGGAGCAGGACGCCAATACGATCGTCAGCGTACTGCAAAAAGGCTACATGATTTCGGATCGTTTGCTGCGCCCTGCACTGGTCACGGTAGCGCAGTAAGCGACCAGGCATCAGGGCCTGAAAGATGGCCAAAAGCGTCTGAGCAGCCGCAAAAAAATGAAAAACCGGCGGCAAAAAGTCTTGAAACAGGCGCTTTGTTCCACATATTCAACGCATTAGAAATCCAGATTTTTAAAAGGACAGATTATGGGCAAGATCATTGGCATTGACTTGGGTACGACCAATTCCTGCGTCTCCGTCATGGAAGGCGGTACCTGGAAAGTCATCGAGAATTCCGAAGGTTCACGCACCACGCCATCCGTGGTTGCTTATCAGGATGACGGCGAGATCCTCGTCGGTGCGCCGGCCAAGCGCCAGGCCGTCACCAATCCGACCAATACCCTTTACGCAGTCAAGCGTCTGATCGGTCGCAAGTTCGACGAAAAAGAAGTGCAGAAGGACATCAACCTGATGCCTTACAAGATCGTCAAGGCAGACAACGGCGACGCCTGGGTGGAGGTACGCGACAAGAAGCTCGCGGCGCAGCAGGTTTCCGCAGAAATTCTGCGCAAGATGAAGAAGACTGCCGAAGACTATCTGGGCGAAGAAGTCACCGAAGCCGTGATCACCGTGCCGGCTTACTTCAACGATGCGCAGCGCCAGGCGACCAAGGACGCCGGCCGCATTGCGGGCCTCGACGTCAAGCGCATCATCAATGAGCCGACTGCGGCTGCGCTGGCTTTCGGTCTCGACAAGAGCGGCAAGGGCGACCGCAAGATCGCCGTGTACGACCTCGGCGGCGGTACCTTCGATATCTCCATCATCGAGATCGCGGACGTCGACGGTGAAATGCAGTTCGAAGTGCTGTCGACCAATGGCGACACCTTCCTCGGCGGCGAAGACTTCGACCAGCGCATCATCGATTACATCATCGACGAATTCAAGAAAATCAACGGCCTCGACCTGTCGAAGGACGCGATCGCGCTGCAGCGTATCAAGGCTTCCGCCGAGCGCGCGAAGATCGAGCTGTCTTCTTCGCAGCAGACTGAAATCAACGAGCCCTACATCGCAATGGTCAGCGGCGCACCCGTGCACCTGAACATGAAGATCACGCGTGCCAAGCTCGAATCGCTGGTCGAAGAATTGATCACCCGCACCATCGATCCTTGCCGCATCGCGATCAAGGATGCCGGCGTCAAGGTTTCCGACATTCAGGACGTGATC includes:
- the recN gene encoding DNA repair protein RecN, whose translation is MLRTLSIRDFVIVDSIELEFAPGFTVFTGETGAGKSILIDALALALGGRGDASVVREGAAKTDITAEFSTAPEIEDWLSEHEFGNEDGGVLMRRVIDNAGRSRAFINGVVATASQLRELGEMLVDIHGQHAHQSLLKTDAQRVLLDSQAGLLEDAKAVAFAYKSWRALARQREEFEANAKSVLLERERLEWQVGELEKLAVKPGEWAEISTEHSRLSHAASLIEGAQEALDVISESDTGPILSQLSSLVLKLGKLADIDNALKPVVEALEPARIQLQEAVYGLNDYLGRVELDPERLHAVEARLDAIHSTARKFRVAPDDLPQEYDSLSAQLRQLADASDLDAMRAQEEKLKDAYMNVAQKLSKARAKAAKALGQAVSAAMQDLSMAGGRFDVALNACEPAAYGIEQVEFLVAAHAGTSARPLAKVASGGELARISLAISVITSSATATPTLIFDEVDSGIGGGVAEVVGRLLKRLGQDRQVLCVTHLPQVASQANQHFQVSKRSSEGRTMSNIDALDAKTRIEEIARMLGGIEITATTRKHARELLAS
- the hemH gene encoding ferrochelatase, which translates into the protein MRPNKEPSYKHGMIARTAVVLVNLGTPDAPTAPALRRYLRQFLSDPRVVEIPKAVWWFILNGIVLPFRSSKSAAKYASIWTKEGSPLRVHTEKQASLLRGYLGERGHDVQVVHAMRYGQPGLPEVLDKLKVDGCDRILVLPAYPQYSGTTTASIFDAVFKHYSRVRNVPELRLVKHYHDHEGYLLALKKAILTYWDMHGRPDKLVMSFHGVPKRTLMLGDPYHCECHKTARLLAAQLQLGAEEYVVTFQSRFGKAEWLQPYTAPTLKALAREGRRRVDVICPGFISDCLETLEEIAMEAKQDFLTAGGKEFHYIPCLNEDNAWISGMAEIAEQHMIGWPTVLTPLMRDDLRKEAEVSRQQATSLGARE
- the grpE gene encoding nucleotide exchange factor GrpE; amino-acid sequence: MQDQEKMQEQVEQSTQPQETVATEAPAPQVDNSLNEKLAAAEAKVAELQDAFLRAKADTENIRRRAQEDIAKAHKFAIESFAEALVPVKDSLEMALKLETPAVESLKEGVEMTLKQLSAAFERNRLLEINPMAGDKLDPMKHQAISMVPAEQDANTIVSVLQKGYMISDRLLRPALVTVAQ
- the dnaK gene encoding molecular chaperone DnaK; its protein translation is MGKIIGIDLGTTNSCVSVMEGGTWKVIENSEGSRTTPSVVAYQDDGEILVGAPAKRQAVTNPTNTLYAVKRLIGRKFDEKEVQKDINLMPYKIVKADNGDAWVEVRDKKLAAQQVSAEILRKMKKTAEDYLGEEVTEAVITVPAYFNDAQRQATKDAGRIAGLDVKRIINEPTAAALAFGLDKSGKGDRKIAVYDLGGGTFDISIIEIADVDGEMQFEVLSTNGDTFLGGEDFDQRIIDYIIDEFKKINGLDLSKDAIALQRIKASAERAKIELSSSQQTEINEPYIAMVSGAPVHLNMKITRAKLESLVEELITRTIDPCRIAIKDAGVKVSDIQDVILVGGMTRMPKVQEKVKEFFGKDPRKDVNPDEAVAVGAAIQGSVLSGDRKDLLLLDVTPLSLGIETLGGVMTKMIQKNTTIPTKFSQVFSTADDNQPAVTIKVYQGEREIATGNKLLGEFNLEGIPPAPRGIPQIEVTFDIDANGILHVGAKDKASGKENKITIKANSGLTEEEIQKMVKDAELYADEDRKLKELADARNQGDALVHSTKKALTEYGDKLDGGEKEKIEAAVKDLEEALKGNDKSDIDAKVAALSTSAQKLGEKMYADAQAQQAGADGAAGAAGAAGGASESKAKEEDVVDADFKEVKDK